Proteins from one Candidatus Desulfovibrio trichonymphae genomic window:
- a CDS encoding MBOAT family O-acyltransferase — translation MLFHSYPFIFCFFPLLLLVWRLAGTAGPSRFALILLLFSAGFYALWDAGFLLLLAVLITMNYTFGLALAVPDERFAAKKSGMSRKGLLSLALILNLLPLVWFKYSDFLAQNLALLFQTGWTWNTPGLPLGISFYTFIQIAWLVGVYQRRTEPAGLARHALFSSCFPYVISGPIVRYEQMGSQFDALCPHTSEGIARGITLFSIGLAKKILLADSIALYANAVFNAADSALPLSGAEAWLGSLCYTFQLYFDFSGYTDMAIGLGLMLGLRLPENFDSPYKSTGIVDFWRRWHITLGSWLRDFLYIPLGGNRAGRLIQYRNLFLTMFIGGIWHGAGWTFVIWGTLHGAMLCVNHFFRAQIKDKMPEKILKTSLCRLACIALTFFCINACWVVFRATTLKGAVVVYTAMFTCPFAAAQEDGALLPNNYFQGWQPYALLLLCALLVWAFPNSRELLRGRADGSFPKFAWRASGFWATGLAVLTFITLILVSRKSTFLYFQF, via the coding sequence TTTTATGCCTTGTGGGACGCTGGTTTTTTGCTGCTGCTGGCCGTGCTCATCACTATGAACTACACCTTCGGCCTTGCCCTTGCCGTACCGGACGAACGTTTTGCGGCAAAAAAGTCTGGAATGAGCCGTAAAGGGCTTCTCTCACTTGCGCTCATCCTTAATCTTTTGCCGCTGGTATGGTTCAAATACTCCGACTTTTTGGCCCAAAATCTCGCTCTTCTTTTCCAGACAGGGTGGACATGGAACACCCCCGGCCTGCCGCTCGGCATTTCCTTCTATACCTTTATTCAGATTGCCTGGCTTGTGGGCGTCTACCAGCGCCGTACAGAACCGGCGGGACTTGCCCGCCACGCGCTCTTTTCCTCGTGTTTCCCTTATGTCATTTCAGGCCCCATCGTACGTTACGAACAAATGGGAAGCCAGTTTGACGCGCTGTGCCCACACACCTCGGAAGGCATCGCGCGCGGTATCACCCTTTTCAGCATAGGTCTTGCAAAAAAAATCCTGCTCGCCGACAGCATAGCGTTGTACGCCAATGCCGTCTTCAATGCCGCGGACAGTGCCTTGCCCCTGAGCGGTGCTGAAGCGTGGCTCGGTTCTCTCTGTTACACCTTTCAGCTTTATTTCGATTTTTCAGGTTATACTGATATGGCGATCGGGCTTGGCCTGATGCTCGGCCTGCGCCTGCCTGAAAATTTTGATTCCCCTTACAAGTCCACCGGCATTGTGGATTTCTGGAGACGCTGGCACATCACGCTCGGCTCATGGCTGCGCGATTTTTTGTACATTCCGTTGGGCGGCAACAGAGCCGGACGGCTCATCCAGTACCGCAATCTCTTTCTCACCATGTTCATCGGCGGCATCTGGCACGGCGCGGGCTGGACCTTTGTAATCTGGGGAACGCTACACGGCGCAATGCTTTGCGTAAATCACTTTTTCCGCGCCCAAATCAAGGACAAAATGCCGGAAAAGATATTAAAGACTTCCTTATGCCGCCTTGCCTGCATTGCCCTGACTTTCTTCTGCATCAACGCCTGCTGGGTGGTTTTTCGCGCGACAACGCTCAAGGGAGCTGTGGTCGTGTATACGGCCATGTTCACATGCCCGTTTGCAGCTGCGCAGGAAGACGGCGCCCTGCTGCCCAACAATTATTTTCAGGGCTGGCAGCCTTATGCGCTGCTGCTGCTCTGCGCGCTTCTGGTATGGGCCTTTCCCAACAGCCGGGAACTCTTGCGGGGACGGGCTGACGGTTCTTTCCCAAAATTCGCCTGGCGCGCGTCCGGCTTTTGGGCTACGGGGCTGGCCGTGCTGACGTTCATTACCTTGATTCTTGTTTCACGCAAATCCACATTTTTGTATTTTCAGTTTTAG
- a CDS encoding cob(I)yrinic acid a,c-diamide adenosyltransferase has translation MLLIYTGNGKGKTCACIGQTVRALGQGMEVAFGQFMKRDGQAGEQKMLSHLLGSRFLAAGEGFLRRGEDRIPHRNAALKTLDWAREHLTTVDMLILDETLYALNAGILTREEFESLIAESRAQNRHLVLSGRHAPDWLIESADIVTELREIKHAWHTGLKAALGIEF, from the coding sequence ATGCTTTTGATATACACCGGTAACGGCAAAGGTAAAACATGCGCCTGCATAGGGCAGACTGTACGCGCCCTCGGACAGGGCATGGAAGTGGCATTCGGTCAATTTATGAAGCGTGACGGGCAGGCTGGCGAACAAAAAATGCTGTCGCACTTGTTGGGGTCACGTTTTCTTGCCGCAGGAGAAGGTTTTCTTCGTCGGGGAGAAGACCGTATACCGCACCGCAATGCGGCACTCAAAACTCTTGACTGGGCTAGAGAGCACCTGACAACGGTGGACATGCTGATTTTGGACGAAACGCTCTATGCGCTGAACGCCGGCATTCTGACAAGAGAAGAATTCGAAAGCCTGATTGCCGAGTCGCGCGCGCAAAATCGGCATCTGGTGCTTTCCGGCCGTCATGCGCCTGACTGGCTTATTGAATCCGCTGACATTGTCACAGAACTGCGCGAAATCAAACATGCTTGGCATACAGGACTCAAGGCCGCGCTAGGTATTGAATTCTAA
- the purM gene encoding phosphoribosylformylglycinamidine cyclo-ligase, with product MTSDRAEAYARAGVNIQAGNELVGRIRHLVASTQTRGVIAEFGSFGGMFRPDLNGMSEPVLVSSADGVGTKLKLAFAFNKHNSVGVDLVAMSVNDILAQGAHPLFFLDYFATGRLDVDIAQTVISGVAKGCRQAGCALLGGETAEMPDTYAQGEYDLAGFCVGIVDNARLIDGSDIQVGDKIVGIASSGLHANGFSLVRKILAETELAAEDPFPEGEGASVKDVLLTPTTIYVKAVRSLLRDMNVKGMAHITGGGFYNNVPRILPAQVEARINFGSWQKPPVFTWLKSAGKLSWPEMFQIFNCGVGYILVMPAEQVEEAVNRIQAFNKPAWCIGEISKRSTDGEQVAISF from the coding sequence ATGACCAGCGACCGCGCGGAAGCATATGCCAGAGCTGGTGTCAACATCCAAGCAGGCAACGAGCTTGTTGGACGCATCAGACACCTGGTGGCAAGCACACAGACAAGGGGTGTTATAGCTGAGTTTGGTAGTTTCGGAGGCATGTTCCGACCGGATTTAAACGGGATGAGCGAGCCTGTGCTGGTTTCTTCTGCCGACGGCGTCGGCACAAAGCTCAAGCTGGCTTTTGCTTTTAACAAGCATAACAGCGTTGGTGTGGATCTTGTGGCCATGAGCGTCAACGACATTCTGGCTCAGGGCGCTCATCCTTTATTTTTTTTAGATTATTTTGCTACAGGCCGTTTGGATGTGGATATTGCCCAGACGGTGATCAGCGGTGTAGCCAAGGGGTGTCGCCAGGCTGGTTGTGCGCTGCTTGGCGGAGAAACCGCAGAAATGCCTGATACGTACGCTCAAGGTGAATATGATCTGGCCGGTTTTTGCGTCGGCATTGTGGACAATGCCCGACTGATCGACGGTTCCGACATTCAGGTGGGTGATAAAATTGTGGGGATCGCCTCTTCAGGTCTGCATGCCAACGGTTTTTCTCTGGTGCGTAAAATTCTTGCAGAAACAGAACTTGCCGCAGAGGACCCCTTCCCTGAGGGGGAAGGCGCAAGCGTGAAAGATGTGCTCTTGACGCCTACAACGATTTATGTCAAGGCTGTTCGTTCACTGTTGCGCGATATGAACGTCAAGGGGATGGCGCACATCACCGGCGGCGGTTTTTATAATAATGTTCCACGCATATTGCCGGCCCAAGTAGAGGCACGCATCAATTTCGGCTCATGGCAGAAACCGCCTGTTTTTACTTGGCTCAAAAGTGCCGGGAAACTTTCCTGGCCAGAAATGTTTCAGATTTTTAACTGCGGCGTCGGGTATATTCTGGTGATGCCTGCTGAACAGGTTGAAGAAGCGGTCAACCGCATCCAGGCATTTAATAAACCTGCCTGGTGCATAGGCGAAATATCCAAGCGCTCCACGGACGGAGAACAGGTTGCGATCAGTTTTTAA
- a CDS encoding BON domain-containing protein, protein MQRLSVFMLLAGLTFLHGCTVYGIYKDQRLVDTITDDKTLSAGIKSELLKENFTGGWSVAVYSYYGNVFLIGEASQNVQNKALAIARRHKPRSVTPHWFAPAKSDVSDIVLATSLRKELIQTGGLSSTRIDTEVNAGRVVLLGVVGDDDEKRLAVRTAREVNGVTSVTNYLMLPSTQKRTTE, encoded by the coding sequence ATGCAACGTTTGTCTGTTTTTATGCTGCTTGCTGGTCTGACGTTTTTGCACGGTTGTACAGTGTACGGCATTTATAAAGATCAGCGGCTCGTGGATACCATTACTGACGACAAAACACTGTCAGCCGGCATTAAGTCCGAACTGCTGAAAGAAAATTTTACCGGCGGCTGGTCTGTCGCTGTCTACAGTTATTACGGCAATGTCTTTCTGATTGGCGAGGCGTCGCAAAATGTGCAGAACAAGGCTCTGGCAATTGCCCGACGTCATAAGCCGCGCTCGGTGACGCCCCACTGGTTTGCGCCGGCCAAAAGTGACGTCAGCGACATTGTTCTGGCCACATCGTTACGGAAAGAGCTGATTCAGACCGGGGGGCTGTCGTCCACGCGTATTGACACCGAGGTTAATGCCGGCCGGGTTGTTTTGCTGGGCGTGGTCGGGGATGATGATGAAAAACGTCTTGCTGTTCGTACTGCCCGGGAGGTCAACGGTGTGACGTCGGTAACAAATTATTTAATGCTGCCCAGCACGCAGAAGCGGACAACTGAATAA
- a CDS encoding DNA polymerase III subunit delta' — protein MMDETILPSVVGSAFECLKALLGRLGSAPPQVLLLEGGSEEERFDMARYWGACCNCPQRGAHHPPCLACPVCRQIAAGEFLDMFVYDGRISNAEDRDNPGPVRAFTVDNTRQLKHRLRDAPHGNGCRLVLIMGIDKSRFGAANAILKLLEEPAPNTVFVLLASQREQLLPTLVSRSCCLTLPCQDTGVQAADISAWEAKLAVFLQEGQGFLEDVVSRGAVDARLAERLVLACQKALSAALAGAVVPDEPLQAVFAGFDAHGLVVCSQWLIEAQEALRRSVTPPRVLEALAARLFVLRGGYVYFQRLPYLAAMASVRSASLSTTASISS, from the coding sequence ATGATGGATGAGACGATACTTCCCTCTGTCGTCGGATCGGCTTTTGAATGTCTGAAGGCCCTGTTGGGCCGTCTGGGCTCCGCGCCGCCGCAGGTGCTGCTGCTGGAAGGGGGCAGTGAGGAAGAACGTTTCGACATGGCCAGGTATTGGGGCGCCTGCTGCAACTGTCCGCAACGCGGCGCGCACCACCCCCCCTGTCTCGCTTGTCCGGTCTGCAGGCAGATCGCTGCTGGCGAATTTTTGGATATGTTCGTTTATGACGGGCGTATCAGCAACGCCGAAGACAGAGATAACCCCGGCCCTGTCCGGGCGTTTACCGTAGACAACACACGTCAGCTCAAACACAGGCTGCGCGATGCCCCACACGGAAACGGCTGCAGACTGGTGCTTATCATGGGCATTGATAAAAGCCGCTTTGGGGCGGCCAACGCCATACTTAAGCTTCTGGAAGAGCCTGCACCGAACACGGTTTTTGTGTTGCTCGCCTCACAGCGTGAACAGTTGCTGCCTACGCTCGTGTCGCGTTCCTGCTGCTTGACGCTGCCATGCCAAGATACCGGAGTACAGGCTGCGGACATATCTGCGTGGGAAGCAAAGCTGGCGGTGTTTTTGCAGGAAGGCCAGGGTTTTTTGGAAGATGTGGTGTCTAGAGGCGCTGTTGACGCGCGTCTGGCCGAACGTCTTGTGCTTGCCTGCCAAAAGGCTCTGAGTGCTGCGCTGGCTGGAGCTGTCGTGCCGGACGAGCCTTTGCAGGCTGTGTTTGCCGGTTTTGACGCGCACGGCCTTGTTGTTTGCAGCCAATGGCTTATTGAGGCGCAGGAAGCCCTGCGCCGGAGCGTTACTCCCCCTCGTGTGCTGGAGGCTTTGGCCGCACGGCTTTTTGTATTGCGTGGAGGTTACGTTTATTTCCAAAGATTGCCGTATTTAGCCGCAATGGCGTCGGTGCGTTCCGCGAGTTTGTCAACAACCGCTTCAATTTCTTCATAA
- the murA gene encoding UDP-N-acetylglucosamine 1-carboxyvinyltransferase translates to MDKLIIEGGVPLIGSMTISGSKNAALPILFASILLDEAATLRNVPDLRDIHTTLKLLGMLGCSCEYQDEQVRVRPGSLLPEAPYELVRTMRASVLCLGPLLARIGQARVALPGGCAIGARPVDQHLKGLEQMGARFELEQGYILGHCRELNGAHITFDMPTVGGTENLLMAAVLAEGETILENAAREPEVVDLAHFLLACGAHIEGQGTSRIHIAGVSRLHGAEYAVMSDRIEAGTFLAAAGITCGELLLRHCPANELEAVTLKLQDMGMKITTTSEGVLVNCARPLRGVDVTTKPYPGFPTDMQAQIMSLMCLAEGTSVVEETIFENRFMHVMELERMGAQIRTSGHIAMVRGVRRLAGAPVMASDLRASASLVLAGLAANGTTEVRRIYHLDRGYERIENKLNSVGARIRREKE, encoded by the coding sequence ATGGACAAGCTGATCATTGAAGGCGGGGTGCCGCTGATCGGCAGTATGACAATCAGTGGTTCCAAAAATGCGGCATTGCCCATTCTATTCGCTTCGATTTTGCTGGATGAAGCGGCCACTTTGCGCAATGTGCCTGATCTGCGTGACATTCACACCACACTCAAACTGCTGGGCATGCTCGGTTGCTCCTGTGAATATCAGGATGAGCAGGTTCGTGTCAGGCCCGGCTCCCTGTTGCCGGAGGCCCCGTATGAGTTGGTGCGGACCATGCGCGCTTCTGTGCTGTGTCTTGGGCCTTTGCTGGCGCGCATCGGGCAGGCGCGTGTGGCTTTGCCGGGCGGTTGCGCCATCGGCGCGCGTCCGGTAGACCAGCATCTTAAAGGATTGGAACAGATGGGCGCCCGTTTCGAACTGGAGCAAGGGTATATTCTCGGCCACTGCCGCGAACTCAACGGTGCGCATATTACCTTTGACATGCCTACAGTAGGCGGCACGGAGAATTTGCTCATGGCTGCCGTACTGGCTGAAGGCGAAACCATTTTGGAAAATGCCGCCCGTGAACCGGAAGTTGTTGACCTTGCCCATTTTTTGCTGGCATGCGGCGCGCATATTGAAGGGCAGGGGACAAGCCGGATTCATATTGCCGGCGTGAGCAGGCTGCACGGCGCGGAATATGCCGTGATGTCCGATCGCATTGAAGCAGGCACTTTTTTGGCGGCAGCCGGCATTACCTGCGGCGAATTATTGTTGCGTCATTGCCCCGCTAACGAACTGGAAGCGGTGACTCTCAAATTGCAGGATATGGGAATGAAAATTACGACGACGTCCGAGGGCGTGCTGGTCAACTGCGCCCGGCCGTTACGCGGGGTTGATGTAACAACAAAACCTTATCCGGGTTTCCCCACAGACATGCAGGCGCAAATTATGTCGCTCATGTGTCTTGCCGAAGGCACCAGTGTTGTTGAAGAGACTATTTTTGAGAACCGTTTCATGCATGTGATGGAACTGGAACGTATGGGCGCACAAATCAGAACTTCCGGTCATATCGCTATGGTGCGCGGCGTCAGGCGGCTTGCCGGCGCGCCCGTGATGGCTTCAGATCTGAGGGCCAGCGCCTCACTGGTGCTTGCAGGTCTGGCCGCAAACGGCACTACAGAGGTACGCCGCATCTATCATCTTGATCGCGGCTATGAACGCATTGAAAATAAACTCAATTCAGTTGGTGCCCGTATACGGCGCGAAAAGGAATAG
- a CDS encoding adenylosuccinate synthase: MVNTVIIGAQWGDEGKGKIVDMLSAKSRVIVRFQGGNNAGHTIRVKGEETILHLIPSGILHNGTLCLIGNGVALDPAVFLGETDNLAARGIDVSPARLGVSYKTHLIMPYHKSLDKAREAKRVGRQIGTTGCGIGPCYEDKAARVGLRAGDLNNPALVREKVRYALLEKNTLLNGLYKFKPLDPEKVSSDLLALAPRLTPYLTDVDARIHEAAQNDASALFEGAQGVHLDIDHGTYPFVTSSNTVSGNAAAGSGTAPSFFTRIVGIAKAYTTRVGSGPFPTELLDDTGAYLRDKGREYGATTGRPRRCGWLDTVVLRASVRLNGFTDIAVTKLDVLQNLPVLRICVAYEYERCRIDRIPQEEGALGKVRPVYEELPGFEDDIAGCTSFDELPRSVRSYILRVEELVGVKISMISVGADRKQTIVRQTHSHDG; this comes from the coding sequence ATGGTGAATACGGTTATCATCGGCGCACAATGGGGTGACGAGGGCAAAGGGAAAATTGTTGATATGCTGAGTGCCAAAAGCCGGGTGATTGTGCGTTTCCAGGGCGGCAACAACGCCGGACATACTATACGGGTCAAGGGCGAGGAAACAATTTTACATCTCATCCCTTCGGGCATTCTCCACAATGGAACGCTGTGTCTTATCGGCAACGGCGTGGCGCTTGATCCGGCTGTTTTTCTGGGGGAGACAGACAATCTTGCCGCCCGGGGCATTGACGTAAGTCCCGCCCGTCTTGGCGTCAGCTACAAGACGCATCTGATCATGCCCTACCACAAAAGTCTGGATAAGGCCCGCGAAGCTAAACGCGTCGGGCGTCAAATCGGCACAACAGGCTGCGGCATCGGCCCATGTTATGAAGACAAAGCCGCCCGTGTTGGTCTGCGAGCCGGAGATTTGAACAATCCCGCGCTGGTGCGTGAAAAAGTACGTTACGCGCTGCTTGAGAAAAATACACTGCTGAACGGACTGTATAAATTTAAGCCGCTGGATCCGGAAAAAGTGAGCAGCGATCTATTGGCGTTGGCCCCGCGTCTCACGCCCTATTTGACCGACGTAGACGCTCGCATCCATGAAGCCGCGCAAAATGATGCGAGCGCACTTTTTGAAGGAGCGCAGGGCGTACACCTTGATATTGATCATGGCACATACCCCTTTGTGACATCCTCAAACACGGTTTCCGGCAATGCGGCGGCCGGCAGCGGCACGGCGCCGTCATTTTTCACGCGCATTGTGGGTATTGCCAAGGCCTACACCACCCGCGTGGGATCCGGGCCTTTTCCTACAGAGCTTTTGGACGATACAGGCGCGTATCTGCGTGACAAGGGTCGGGAATACGGGGCCACGACCGGCCGTCCACGCCGTTGCGGCTGGCTGGACACGGTTGTGCTGCGGGCGAGCGTGCGCTTGAACGGCTTTACCGACATTGCCGTGACAAAGCTTGATGTGCTTCAAAATCTGCCGGTTTTGCGGATTTGTGTGGCGTATGAATATGAGAGGTGCCGGATTGACCGCATCCCGCAAGAGGAAGGTGCGCTCGGCAAGGTAAGGCCTGTGTATGAGGAATTGCCCGGTTTTGAGGACGACATCGCGGGCTGTACGTCGTTTGACGAACTGCCGCGCAGTGTGCGGTCTTATATTCTGCGTGTGGAAGAACTTGTGGGCGTCAAAATTTCCATGATTTCCGTGGGCGCTGACCGTAAGCAGACCATTGTACGCCAGACGCACTCCCATGATGGATGA
- the wbaP gene encoding undecaprenyl-phosphate galactose phosphotransferase WbaP, which produces MPLFHRAGISPQSLMLCLADLTALLMPATLVFLLRATFGDVNPALYRWVFPMLLLGPLLGVGFGLYQSVSLPPPRELKSLFLLATLLYGLILTVLFLSQTGRIYSRLIIAGSWLITVFALPGMRACCRRLFAARRWWGRPLLIFDHGEIGRGLWHFLKRHPERGLTPVDIFALPDDVRRTRELLSAAAARYPGAVVLIPHMREKTATVDYIKEAGRWFTDILAAPVFCGSTDVHWITICDLGPTAALWIRQNLCDKRRLLIKRCIDLVLCFASLPVLLPLGLILAAAIRLDSAGPMLYRQKRVGLGGKEMQIYKFRTMVTNADTVLLACLASDQALHVEWERDHKMKRDPRVTRVGAFLRKTSLDELPQVINVLAGTMSLVGPRPIVAEEKSKYNDVYKEYCRVRPGITGLWQISGRNDTTYAERVAFDHYYICNWSVWMDLWILGKTVPVALSGYGAY; this is translated from the coding sequence GTGCCCCTGTTTCACCGAGCCGGTATTTCACCGCAAAGCCTTATGCTCTGTCTTGCCGACCTGACGGCCCTCCTGATGCCGGCGACCCTGGTTTTTTTGCTGCGCGCGACATTCGGCGACGTCAACCCGGCCCTGTACCGCTGGGTGTTCCCCATGCTCCTGCTGGGACCATTGCTGGGCGTCGGTTTCGGCCTGTATCAAAGCGTTTCCCTGCCACCCCCGCGCGAACTCAAGTCCCTCTTTTTGCTCGCCACGCTGCTGTATGGCCTTATTCTGACAGTGCTCTTCCTGTCGCAGACGGGCAGGATATATTCCCGCCTGATCATTGCAGGAAGCTGGCTTATCACTGTGTTTGCCCTGCCGGGCATGCGCGCGTGCTGTCGTCGTTTGTTTGCCGCGCGACGCTGGTGGGGCAGGCCGCTGCTTATTTTTGACCATGGTGAAATCGGACGCGGCCTATGGCATTTTCTCAAGCGCCATCCCGAGCGCGGTCTGACGCCGGTGGATATTTTTGCTCTGCCCGATGACGTGCGGCGCACGCGCGAATTGCTGTCCGCCGCCGCCGCGCGCTACCCCGGTGCCGTTGTGCTGATTCCGCACATGCGGGAAAAGACAGCGACCGTAGACTATATCAAGGAGGCCGGACGCTGGTTCACCGATATTCTGGCGGCGCCCGTGTTTTGCGGCAGCACTGACGTGCACTGGATTACGATATGTGATCTCGGGCCGACCGCCGCTCTCTGGATACGGCAAAACCTGTGTGACAAACGCCGGTTGTTGATAAAACGCTGTATTGACCTTGTACTGTGCTTCGCAAGCCTGCCCGTGCTGCTGCCCCTCGGCCTGATCCTGGCAGCCGCTATCCGACTGGACAGTGCCGGGCCTATGCTGTACCGGCAAAAACGCGTCGGCCTAGGCGGCAAAGAAATGCAGATTTATAAATTCCGCACGATGGTGACCAACGCGGACACGGTGCTGCTGGCCTGTCTTGCCAGTGATCAGGCTCTGCACGTGGAATGGGAACGCGATCACAAAATGAAACGCGACCCGCGCGTGACGCGTGTAGGAGCTTTTTTACGCAAGACAAGCCTTGATGAATTGCCGCAAGTGATCAACGTGCTGGCGGGAACCATGAGCCTTGTGGGGCCGCGCCCGATTGTGGCCGAAGAAAAAAGCAAGTATAATGACGTGTATAAAGAATACTGCCGCGTCAGGCCCGGCATAACCGGTCTGTGGCAGATATCCGGCCGCAACGATACAACATACGCCGAACGCGTGGCCTTTGACCACTATTATATCTGCAACTGGTCCGTGTGGATGGATTTGTGGATTCTTGGCAAGACGGTGCCTGTGGCGCTCTCCGGCTATGGAGCCTATTGA